The Bos taurus isolate L1 Dominette 01449 registration number 42190680 breed Hereford chromosome 18, ARS-UCD2.0, whole genome shotgun sequence genome has a window encoding:
- the CCNE1 gene encoding G1/S-specific cyclin-E1 isoform X1, translating to MPREKERDAKEPDTMKEESGTDVSVRSRKRKANVAVFLQDPDEEIAKIDRTVRSQCGSQPWDSNRACENPCSLIPTPDKEEDELLYPHAAYKPQRSTPSSSRASPLPVLNWANREEVWKIMLNKEKTYLRDKHLMQRHPLLQPKMRAILLDWLMEVCEVYKLHRETFYLAQDFFDRYMATQQNVVKTLLQLIGISSLFIAAKLEEIYPPKLHQFAYVTDGACSGDEILTMELIIMKALKWHLSPLTIVSWLNVYMQVAYLNDVYEVLLPQYPQQIFIQIAELLDLCVLDVGCLEFSYGVLAASALYHFSSSELMQKVSGYQWCDIEKCVKWMVPFAIVIRETGSSKLKHFRGVPAEDAHNIQTHINSLDLLDKAQAKKAILSEENRISPLPTGVLTPPQSSKKQSSGQGSA from the exons ATGCCgagggagaaggagag GGATGCGAAGGAACCGGATaccatgaaagaggaaagtggcaCCGATGTCTCTGTTCGCtccaggaaaagaaaggcaaatgtaGCCGTT TTTTTGCAGGATCCCGATGAAGAAATTGCCAAAATTGACAGGACTGTGAGAAGCCAGTGTGGCAGTCAG CCTTGGGACAGTAATAGAGCCTGTGAAAACCCCTGCTCCCTGATTCCCACACCTGACAAAGAAGAAGATGAACTTCTGTACCCACACGCTGCGTACAAGCCTCAGAGGAGCACGCCGTCGTCATCCAGAGCGTCGCCACTGCCTGTACTGAA CTGGGCAAATAGAGAGGAAGTATGGAAAATCATGTTAAACAAGGAAAAGACATACTTGAGGGACAAGCACCTTATGCAACGGCACCCTCTTCTGCAGCCTAAAATGCGAGCAATTCTTCTGGATTGGTTAATGGAG GTATGTGAAGTCTATAAACTTCACAGAGAGACATTTTACTTGGCACAGGATTTCTTTGATCGGTATATGGCAACACAACAAAATGTTGTAAAAACACTTTTACAACTTATTGGgatttcatctttatttattgCTGCCAAACTTGag gaAATCTATCCTCCAAAGTTGCACCAGTTTGCTTATGTTACAGATGGGGCTTGTTCAGGAGATGAAATTCTCACCATGGAATTAATCATTATGAAG GCCCTTAAGTGGCATTTAAGTCCCCTGACCATTGTGTCCTGGTTGAATGTATACATGCAGGTTGCATATCTAAATGATGTTTATGAAGTGCTCCTGCCTCAGTATCCTCAGCAAATCTTCATACAGATTGCAGAG CTTTTAGATCTCTGTGTCCTGGATGTCGGGTGCTTAGAATTTTCTTATGGTGTACTTGCTGCTTCCGCCTTGTATCATTTCTCTTCATCTGAACTGATGCAAAAGGTTTCAG GGTATCAGTGGTGTGATATAGAGAAGTGTGTCAAGTGGATGGTTCCATTTGCCATAGTTATAAGGGAGACAGGAAGTTCAAAACTTAAGCACTTCAGGGGAGTTCCTGCTGAAGATGCACACAACATCCAGACCCATATAAACAGCTTGGATTTGCTG GACAAAGCCCAAGCAAAGAAAGCCatattatctgaagaaaacaggatttctcctctccccactggaGTCCTCACCCCTCCACAGAGCAGTAAGAAGCAGAGCAGCGGGCAGGGATCAGCATGA
- the CCNE1 gene encoding G1/S-specific cyclin-E1 isoform X2 has product MPREKERDAKEPDTMKEESGTDVSVRSRKRKANVAVFLQDPDEEIAKIDRTVRSQCGSQPWDSNRACENPCSLIPTPDKEEDELLYPHAAYKPQRSTPSSSRASPLPVLNWANREEVWKIMLNKEKTYLRDKHLMQRHPLLQPKMRAILLDWLMEVCEVYKLHRETFYLAQDFFDRYMATQQNVVKTLLQLIGISSLFIAAKLEEIYPPKLHQFAYVTDGACSGDEILTMELIIMKVAYLNDVYEVLLPQYPQQIFIQIAELLDLCVLDVGCLEFSYGVLAASALYHFSSSELMQKVSGYQWCDIEKCVKWMVPFAIVIRETGSSKLKHFRGVPAEDAHNIQTHINSLDLLDKAQAKKAILSEENRISPLPTGVLTPPQSSKKQSSGQGSA; this is encoded by the exons ATGCCgagggagaaggagag GGATGCGAAGGAACCGGATaccatgaaagaggaaagtggcaCCGATGTCTCTGTTCGCtccaggaaaagaaaggcaaatgtaGCCGTT TTTTTGCAGGATCCCGATGAAGAAATTGCCAAAATTGACAGGACTGTGAGAAGCCAGTGTGGCAGTCAG CCTTGGGACAGTAATAGAGCCTGTGAAAACCCCTGCTCCCTGATTCCCACACCTGACAAAGAAGAAGATGAACTTCTGTACCCACACGCTGCGTACAAGCCTCAGAGGAGCACGCCGTCGTCATCCAGAGCGTCGCCACTGCCTGTACTGAA CTGGGCAAATAGAGAGGAAGTATGGAAAATCATGTTAAACAAGGAAAAGACATACTTGAGGGACAAGCACCTTATGCAACGGCACCCTCTTCTGCAGCCTAAAATGCGAGCAATTCTTCTGGATTGGTTAATGGAG GTATGTGAAGTCTATAAACTTCACAGAGAGACATTTTACTTGGCACAGGATTTCTTTGATCGGTATATGGCAACACAACAAAATGTTGTAAAAACACTTTTACAACTTATTGGgatttcatctttatttattgCTGCCAAACTTGag gaAATCTATCCTCCAAAGTTGCACCAGTTTGCTTATGTTACAGATGGGGCTTGTTCAGGAGATGAAATTCTCACCATGGAATTAATCATTATGAAG GTTGCATATCTAAATGATGTTTATGAAGTGCTCCTGCCTCAGTATCCTCAGCAAATCTTCATACAGATTGCAGAG CTTTTAGATCTCTGTGTCCTGGATGTCGGGTGCTTAGAATTTTCTTATGGTGTACTTGCTGCTTCCGCCTTGTATCATTTCTCTTCATCTGAACTGATGCAAAAGGTTTCAG GGTATCAGTGGTGTGATATAGAGAAGTGTGTCAAGTGGATGGTTCCATTTGCCATAGTTATAAGGGAGACAGGAAGTTCAAAACTTAAGCACTTCAGGGGAGTTCCTGCTGAAGATGCACACAACATCCAGACCCATATAAACAGCTTGGATTTGCTG GACAAAGCCCAAGCAAAGAAAGCCatattatctgaagaaaacaggatttctcctctccccactggaGTCCTCACCCCTCCACAGAGCAGTAAGAAGCAGAGCAGCGGGCAGGGATCAGCATGA